One window of Acropora palmata chromosome 1, jaAcrPala1.3, whole genome shotgun sequence genomic DNA carries:
- the LOC141877730 gene encoding slowpoke-binding protein-like yields MSGHYMRNNIWVPILIAIGIVFIILVILWLLCRHRQKNHFDYLPIAEDRSLSHKWNEEKRMQNIAERDTFLLNCYYYLKDSNKYSFIDHLPDIGSRVKKQWFLVHDSQLEKDVVLTLVPWNTQCAVSFTKGTKKTLKELCSVLQHPCLFPVLDIDFVFDHNLVMFVHPFQPGGSLKDIIYGCNPKSSWDQKYQAKGKPLSLTQIQSYGRQVLEALLYLQEKGFPPCGHVHSGNIFIIDGTSKLTGFENCLFGWKSRVDPIIKKLCKVKKADVDVIHFGHLMHEMLAGYELTTGEPRKEHLANFRNTEVVEVLNFIFFNETGMHPSLDELASHSFFKGGNLSELNQSNCGPVHFSSNVKHLLKQYRKGSEENQRRRTSSGNKGKLDDFVTVNKGKKPSRSKIKRPSKGTGEKVAIVQFHQQSSSSAEIPPPPVKKAPPPPRAEKYSSIERVPPKPHIKSGRGGLLSEIQKGTKLKRTVTNDRSAPRV; encoded by the exons ATGAGTGGGCACTACATGCGTAACAATATCTGG GTGCCCATTCTGATAGCTATTGGCATTGTCTTTATTATCCTGGTCATACTATGGTTGTTGTGTAGGCATAG GCAAAAGAATCATTTTGATTACCTACCTATTGCTGAAGATAGATCTTTATCACACAAAtggaatgaagaaaaaagaatgcaaaatATTGCAGAAAGAG ACACATTTTTGTTGAATTGTTATTACTACCTAAAGGACTCCAACAAATACAGTTTTATTGATCATTTACCTGATATAG GTAGTCGGGTAAAAAAACAATGGTTTCTTGTACATGACAGTCAGCTAGAAAAAGATGTTGTTTTGACACTAGTGCCATGGAATACACAATGTGCAGTTTCTTTTACCAAAGGAActaaaaaaacattgaagGAGTTGTGTTCAGTTTTGCAA CACCCATGCTTATTTCCTGTACTGGACATAGATTTTGTATTTGACCACAACCTGGTAATGTTTGTCCATCCTTTTCAACCAGGAGGATCATTAAAAGATATCATTTATGGG TGTAATCCAAAGTCATCTTGGGATCAAAAATACCAAGCGAAAGGGAAACCATTATCACTCACACAAATTCAGAGTTATGGGAGACAAGTCTTAGAG GCTTTGTTATACTTGCAAGAGAAAGGCTTTCCTCCCTGTGGTCATGTACACTCTGGAAATATATTTATCATCGATGGAACTTCCAA GCTTACCGGCTTTGAAAACTGCTTGTTTGGATGGAAGTCAAGGGTTGACCCTATCATAAAGAAACTATGTAAAGTTAAAAAGGCTGATGTAGATGTCATTCACTTTG GGCACCTGATGCATGAAATGTTAGCTGGATATGAGTTAACAACAGGAGAACCAAGAAAAGAGCATTTAGCCAATTTCAGAAATACTGAAGTTGTCGAG GTTttaaacttcattttcttcaatGAAACTGGAATGCATCCTTCATTGGATGAG CTTGCCAgccattcatttttcaaaggtgGTAATCTCAGTGAGTTGAACCAATCCAATTGTGGTCCT GTTCATTTTAGTTCAAACGTGAAACATCTACTTAAACAATACAGGAAAGGAAGTGAAGAAAATCAAAG AAGGCGGACGTCCTcaggaaacaaaggaaaattagACGATTTCGTAACAGttaataaaggaaaaaagccTTCCAG ATCCAAAATCAAAAGACCTTCGAAGGGCACAGGAGAAAAGGTTGCGATCGTACAGTTTCACCAACAATCGTCATCTTCTGCCGAAATCCCACCCCCACCTGTCAAGAAGGCTCCACCTCCTCCCAGAGCGGAAAAATATTCATCAATTGAAAGAGTCCCACCAAAACCACACATCAAATCTGGCCGAGGTGGGTTGCTGAGTGAAATCCAGAAAGGAACCAAACTAAAACGAACAGTGACAAATGACAGAAGTGCGCCTCGTGTGTGA
- the LOC141877749 gene encoding snurportin-1-like isoform X2, with protein sequence MFKARDTTRHNTCRERHLRQCTQSIACKELIIGVGDMEDLTDSFASQFTVSSDLNDTAAPHPRMVQYKTKPTNTPDQNLRRRRMLEEQKKRRKDFVNYARKLIEGSMEADGETEVMEFTEESSGEQRSTFKKKKFNPYAYQLMLSEWLVDVPDDLQQEWLMVLCPFGKRNLVIASNGFTAAYTKSGYRVNKFSSLLPGGSHRTLKPGDYTILDCIFSEHTNVFYVLDVMCWRGHPVYDSETDFRCYWLQTKLQEEPLVSEASAHNPVYKSPIL encoded by the exons ATGTTCAAAGCACGGGACACTACAAGACATAACACATGCAGGGAGAGACATTTAAGACAATGTACACAAAGCATAGCTTGCAAGGAGCTAATTATTGGTGTCGGTGACATGGAGGACCTTACAGATTCTTTTGCTTCTCAGTTCACCGTTTCATCAGATTTAAACGACACTGCAGCACCTCACCCTAG GATGGTCCAGTATAAAACAAAGCCAACTAATACTCCTGATCAGAATTTGCGGAGACGAAGAATGTTAGAGGAGCAGAAAAA ACGCAGAAAAGACTTTGTTAATTATGCAAGGAAATTAATTGAAGGATCTATGGAAGCTGATGGTGAAACTGAG GTGATGGAATTTACGGAGGAAAGTAGTGGAGAACAGAGAAgtacttttaaaaagaaaaaattcaacCCTTATGCATACCAG CTGATGTTATCAGAGTGGCTTGTTGATGTTCCTGATGACTTACAGCAGGAGTGGTTAATGGTGCTCTGCCCATTTGGAAAGAGAAATCTTGTTATTGCTTCAAAT GGTTTTACTGCTGCATACACCAAGAGTGGTTACCGTGTTAATAAGTTTTCCTCTTTGCTTCCAGGAGGAAGTCACAGGACTTTAAAACCCGGAG ATTACACTATCCTGGATTGTATCTTCAGTGAACATACAAATGTATTCTATGTTTTGGATGTAATGTGCTGGAGGGGGCACCCAGTCTATGACAGTGAG acaGATTTTAGGTGTTATTGGCTACAGACTAAACTTCAAGAAGAGCCTTTGGTTTCTGAAGCATCAGCACACAATCCA GTTTATAAATCTCCCATACTATAA
- the LOC141877762 gene encoding uncharacterized protein LOC141877762, whose translation MASSQLKRGQYQAGVVILMIVNSQLTPNISYSVAATFSSTAECTEILNGTFTINNDGNSKFRKFDCSKVSSSSTIMPSGSTKTRVPRVKTNGSRDGKPPTDCFHGSDRSVCLRFVDKHSSFYLKIGGWLMLGIVLAGIMVLAVTHVLGIRNMRRPQQRQLSRILWVEAVTKSRLARFV comes from the exons ATGGCATCTTCACAACTTAAAAGAGGACAATATCAGGCAGGAGTAGTAATTTTAATGATTGTGAACAGTCAACTAACACCAAACATAAGCTACTCAGTAGCTGCAACCTTCAGTTCAACTGCCGAATGTACAGAGATTTTAAATGGAACCTTTACTATTAACAATGATGGTAACTCAAAGTTCAGAAAATTTGACTGTTCAAAAGTGTCTTCCAGTTCAACAATTATGCCATCAGGCTCAACAAAAACCAGAGTTCCACGTGTGAAAACAAATGGATCGAGGGATGGAAAGCCGCCGACTGATTGTTTTCATGGAAGCGACAGATCCGTATGTTTACGCTTTGTCGATAAACATTCGTCATTTTATCTCAAG ATTGGTGGTTGGTTAATGCTGGGAATCGTTTTGGCTGGAATAATGGTGTTAGCTGTCACCCACGTATTGGGTATAAGGAATATGCGCCGACCTCAACAAAGACAACTGTCCCGAATTCTGTGGGTGGAAGCTGTAACGAAATCCAGACTGGCCAGATTTGTCTGA
- the LOC141877749 gene encoding snurportin-1-like isoform X1 yields the protein MFKARDTTRHNTCRERHLRQCTQSIACKELIIGVGDMEDLTDSFASQFTVSSDLNDTAAPHPRMVQYKTKPTNTPDQNLRRRRMLEEQKKRRKDFVNYARKLIEGSMEADGETEVMEFTEESSGEQRSTFKKKKFNPYAYQLMLSEWLVDVPDDLQQEWLMVLCPFGKRNLVIASNGFTAAYTKSGYRVNKFSSLLPGGSHRTLKPGDYTILDCIFSEHTNVFYVLDVMCWRGHPVYDSETDFRCYWLQTKLQEEPLVSEASAHNPYRFINLPYYNCEPVAIHQALSDAPFEVDGLLFFHKRTHYTCGRTPLVGWLKPYLLPEILGVSVPDAYVRGAPKVNELTLLKSNEELRNNDKKKTTGAKGHLTDEIMDTNSRLQTKRKQTRKKQQEIGSKMEIESESYKNSDIIKK from the exons ATGTTCAAAGCACGGGACACTACAAGACATAACACATGCAGGGAGAGACATTTAAGACAATGTACACAAAGCATAGCTTGCAAGGAGCTAATTATTGGTGTCGGTGACATGGAGGACCTTACAGATTCTTTTGCTTCTCAGTTCACCGTTTCATCAGATTTAAACGACACTGCAGCACCTCACCCTAG GATGGTCCAGTATAAAACAAAGCCAACTAATACTCCTGATCAGAATTTGCGGAGACGAAGAATGTTAGAGGAGCAGAAAAA ACGCAGAAAAGACTTTGTTAATTATGCAAGGAAATTAATTGAAGGATCTATGGAAGCTGATGGTGAAACTGAG GTGATGGAATTTACGGAGGAAAGTAGTGGAGAACAGAGAAgtacttttaaaaagaaaaaattcaacCCTTATGCATACCAG CTGATGTTATCAGAGTGGCTTGTTGATGTTCCTGATGACTTACAGCAGGAGTGGTTAATGGTGCTCTGCCCATTTGGAAAGAGAAATCTTGTTATTGCTTCAAAT GGTTTTACTGCTGCATACACCAAGAGTGGTTACCGTGTTAATAAGTTTTCCTCTTTGCTTCCAGGAGGAAGTCACAGGACTTTAAAACCCGGAG ATTACACTATCCTGGATTGTATCTTCAGTGAACATACAAATGTATTCTATGTTTTGGATGTAATGTGCTGGAGGGGGCACCCAGTCTATGACAGTGAG acaGATTTTAGGTGTTATTGGCTACAGACTAAACTTCAAGAAGAGCCTTTGGTTTCTGAAGCATCAGCACACAATCCA TACAGGTTTATAAATCTCCCATACTATAACTGCGAACCGGTCGCCATTCACCAAGCACTTTCCGACGCTCCTTTCGAG GTGGATGGGTTATTATTCTTCCACAAGAGAACACATTACACCTGCGGCCGAACGCCGCTGGTTGGTTGGCTAAAACCCTACTTGTTACCTGAAATACTGGGAGTGTCCGTACCTGATGCTTACGTAAGGGGAGCCCCAAAAGTCAACGAACTCACACTACTCAAGTCGAATGAGGAATTGCGGaacaacgacaaaaaaaagacgacAGGAGCTAAAGGGCATTTGACAGACGAGATCATGGACACAAACTCTAGGCTgcaaacaaaacgaaaacagaCGAGGAAGAAACAGCAGGAAATAGGCTCTAAAATGGAAATCGAGAGTGAGTCATACAAGAACAGTGATATcattaaaaagtaa